ATCGACTGGACCCCGGCCGGAACAGGTAAAGAAGGGATAGTGGGATACTTTCCCATTGGCTTGGTAGCAGGAATCTCCCCGTTCAATTTCCCTCTTAACCTCGCCGTGCATAAGATTGCCCCCGCTATTGCCGCCGGCTGCCCCATCATCCTGAAACCTTCATCCAACACACCCCTGTCAACACTCTTGTTGGCCACTATCATCGATCAGACCGAGTTGCCCAAAGGGGCCGTTTCCATCCTGCCTATGGACAGGAAAACCGGAAATCTCATGGTTACCGATGAACGCTTTAAGCTGCTTTCCTTCACGGGTTCACCTGAAGTAGGATGGAAAATGAAAGAAGACGCCGGTAAGAAAAAGGTCATCCTTGAATTGGGTGGTAATGCCGGCGTGATCGTGAGTAATTCCGCCAACCTGGAAAAGGCTGTCCCGAAATGCGTTAACGGGGGATTTGCATACTCTGGTCAGGTTTGTATCCATACACAAAGGATTTACGTACAAGAAGATGTGTTTGAGCGTTTTGCAGACATGTTTGTTGAACAGACCCGGAAACTCAATGCCGGAGACCCGGAAAACCCGGAAACGGATATTTCTGTGATGATTGATGAGGAAAATGCCAAAAGAGTTGAAGTATGGGTGCAGGAAGCCATTGATGATGGCGCCGCAATATTATGCGGAGGCAAAAGAAAAGCCGCTTATTTCGAACCTACCGTGCTGACAAATACCCGTTTCGATATGAAAGTCTGCTCCCTGGAGATTTTTGGCCCTGTTGTCGTCATCGAAAAATACCGTTCTTTCCAGGATGCTGTGAATGAAATCAATAAAGGCAGGTTCGGATTGCAGACCGGTGTGTTTACGAACAGGATAGATGAAATGAACATGGCATTCCATGACCTGGAGGTTGGAGGTGTGATCATCAACGATGTCCCGACTTTCCGGGTGGATCATATGCCTTACGGCGGGGTAAAAGATTCTGGACTGGGCCGCGAAGGCGTGAAATACGCCATGATGGATATGCTGGAACCTAAGATCCTGGTAAAAGATAAACAATGATCTTTTAAATTAATGAGATTATTCGCTAACATAGTTTTGATTGCAATCCTGCTGACCTTCCTGGCAGACTATAGCCTTGCACAGCAATCTATGTTATGGGAAATGTCAGCACAGGAACAGGAAAAGGCCGCCAGGGTCGCTAATCAGAGAGCCTTGTTCCTGAAACAACATACCGGTCAGCCCCTGTCTCAAGGCAAGGGAAACCGCAC
This genomic stretch from Bacteroidota bacterium harbors:
- a CDS encoding aldehyde dehydrogenase family protein; protein product: IDWTPAGTGKEGIVGYFPIGLVAGISPFNFPLNLAVHKIAPAIAAGCPIILKPSSNTPLSTLLLATIIDQTELPKGAVSILPMDRKTGNLMVTDERFKLLSFTGSPEVGWKMKEDAGKKKVILELGGNAGVIVSNSANLEKAVPKCVNGGFAYSGQVCIHTQRIYVQEDVFERFADMFVEQTRKLNAGDPENPETDISVMIDEENAKRVEVWVQEAIDDGAAILCGGKRKAAYFEPTVLTNTRFDMKVCSLEIFGPVVVIEKYRSFQDAVNEINKGRFGLQTGVFTNRIDEMNMAFHDLEVGGVIINDVPTFRVDHMPYGGVKDSGLGREGVKYAMMDMLEPKILVKDKQ